A genomic segment from Torulaspora globosa chromosome 3, complete sequence encodes:
- the TSC3 gene encoding Tsc3p (ancestral locus Anc_3.272) translates to MNHIQAQKNKGQSVAASRTKNSMKYRETIRERKLRKASGKDFFEKAGDAIADFVESLYWMYYIHLPYYLMTSFDSFCLHTFFLIIFSLSVFGVIKYFLL, encoded by the coding sequence ATGAACCACATACAGGCACAGAAGAACAAAGGGCAAAGCGTCGCTGCGAGCAGGACCAAGAACTCTATGAAATACAGAGAGACTATAAGGGAACGCAAGTTGCGGAAGGCTTCAGGTAAGgacttcttcgagaaagcCGGCGACGCGATAGCAGATTTTGTCGAAAGCCTCTACTGGATGTACTACATCCATCTGCCATATTATTTGATGACATCGTTCGATTCCTTCTGTTTGCATACATTCTTTCTGATAATCTTCAGTTTGAGTGTCTTTGGCGTGATCAAGTACTTTCTGCTGTGA
- the ORC2 gene encoding origin recognition complex subunit 2 (ancestral locus Anc_3.274), with protein sequence MGDGAEGSDIVAHNDILSSPSKRVACGLVRSNGSAQQTPIKDLQRKKREVSRKALLEKIQKAAKREEEGEKGKEDHIELRNEKRRRLVSPCKRKETVLSDQLEDSPLVYQGDLVTEAKPEALEPARSPDFPRLPSEPDLEVDVELTDPLSTPSKKAAISKTFDHDFTSPLKKVILDNLQEYKDTASSQSLKLSRNFTPTPLPTNQERFRQHSEKSVSSFFDTYEGYFDQRKAVRGSKKSKNTMSMATELTREEFALISNVFHSYLHRKARSELFEIQKKMFPQFWLELLQGFSLLFYGMGSKREFIEKFAFEYLVPRLAYSQMEKHREANPETSLDVNDYNIPCIVINGYNPTCNYRDVFKDISAAILPEELSRNETKYWGNHVLLHIQKMIEIYKNEPPDIKVVIIVHNLDGPSLRKDSFQTMLCYLALIRQVAIVGSTDHIYAPILWDNFKAQNYNFVFHDITNYEPFTVESSFRDVMRMGKNDSASGAEGARYVLESLTINSKKMYKLLVETQINNMEKSSNTKGKVAPTKRGIPTVGIEFKQFLHLCAAEFIASNELSLRSMLTEFVEHKMASISKNPAGTEHVWVPYNYSEMTKLLAGALKEI encoded by the coding sequence ATGGGCGATGGTGCGGAGGGATCTGATATTGTGGCCCACAATGATATTTTGTCTTCGCCTTCGAAGCGAGTTGCGTGCGGCCTGGTGAGAAGTAATGGATCTGCTCAACAGACGCCTATTAAGGATTtgcaaaggaagaaaagggaAGTAAGCAGGAAGGCATTGttggaaaagattcagaaagcAGCGAAGagagaagaggaaggcGAAAAGGGCAAGGAAGATCATATCGAATTGAGAAATGAAAAGCGAAGACGACTTGTATCGCCATGCAAGAGAAAGGAGACAGTGTTATCAGATCAGTTGGAGGATTCGCCTTTAGTTTACCAGGGTGATTTGGTAACTGAAGCAAAACCGGAGGCTCTAGAGCCTGCTAGATCGCCAGATTTTCCAAGGCTTCCATCGGAACCAGATCTCGAGGTGGATGTGGAACTGACTGATCCATTGTCCACCCCATCAAAAAAAGCTGCTATAAGCAAGACTTTTGATCATGATTTTACATCACcgctgaagaaagtgatCTTGGACAATTTGCAGGAGTACAAGGACACAGCATCCTCGCAATCGTTAAAATTAAGCCGAAATTTTACTCCAACACCGCTTCCGACGAACCAGGAACGGTTCAGACAGCATTCAGAAAAATCAGTCTCGTCATTTTTCGATACGTACGAAGGCTATTTCGATCAGAGAAAGGCCGTTAGAGGttccaagaaatccaagaatACGATGAGCATGGCGACTGAATTGACGAGAGAAGAGTTTGCATTAATATCGAATGTCTTTCACAGTTATCTTCACAGAAAGGCGCGTTCCGAACTATTTGAAATACAGAAAAAGATGTTCCCGCAATTCTGGCTAGAATTGCTGCAGGGATTTTCGTTGCTCTTCTATGGGATGGGATCGAAACGTGAATTTATCGAAAAGTTTGCCTTCGAGTATTTAGTGCCGCGGCTGGCATACTCGCAGATGGAAAAGCATCGTGAGGCGAACCCAGAGACGTCACTCGATGTTAATGATTACAACATACCTTGCATCGTCATTAATGGCTACAACCCAACTTGTAATTACAGAGATGTGTTTAAGGACATCTCAGCTGCAATACTGCCTGAGGAACTGAGCAGAAATGAGACCAAGTACTGGGGAAACCATGTACTATTGCATATCCAGAAAATGATCGAAATTTACAAGAATGAACCGCCCGACATCAAAGTGGTCATCATTGTGCATAATCTCGACGGCCccagtttgagaaaggaCTCCTTTCAAACCATGCTGTGCTACCTAGCGCTGATCAGACAAGTTGCGATCGTCGGCTCGACTGATCACATCTATGCTCCGATCCTCTGGGATAATTTCAAAGCGCAGAACTATAACTTTGTATTCCACGATATTACCAATTACGAGCCCTTCACCGTGGAATCGTCTTTCCGAGACGTTATGAGGATGGGTAAAAACGACTCTGCCAGCGGTGCAGAAGGTGCCAGGTATGTCCTGGAGTCCCTCACCATCAACTCCAAGAAAATGTACAAGCTACTGGTTGAGACGCAGATCAACAACATGGaaaaatcttcaaacaCCAAAGGAAAAGTGGCTCCGACGAAACGCGGTATTCCTACTGTGGGAATCGAATTCAAGCAATTTCTGCATCTATGCGCAGCTGAATTTATAGCCTCCAATGAGCTTTCTCTCAGAAGCATGCTTACAGAGTTCGTCGAGCACAAAATGGCCAGCATATCGAAAAACCCAGCGGGAACCGAGCACGTATGGGTGCCATATAATTACTCTGAGATGACTAAACTGCTGGCTGGAGCGCTTAAAGAAATATAG
- the EHD3 gene encoding mitochondrial 37S ribosomal protein mS47 (ancestral locus Anc_3.271), whose translation MLRNVARRSEVIRRTFMTSNVNLEKPVLFHIRDTARVVTLNRPKKLNALNEEMCESMFSTLNEYAKSDCAQLVVLKSANQPRSFCAGGDVSAVAESNVNGRAADSARLFTAEYSLNFQMATYQKPIVAFMDGITMGGGVGLSIHTPFRVATEHTKWAMPEMDIGLFPDVGTTFALPRVITLANTSGQMALYLALTGDVISGEDAYMLGLASHYAKHENLDELETRLAELKAIENTSASDESFFSMVNNAVEEYSSQLPKDYRFRFSNDQLNVIERCFDIAQTNSIKHLLQKLDEVIASTTDVSREAKQFAVEIKTKLLQKSPTSLSVALRLLQENSKENIESSLKRDLYTATNFCVAAEDKDSPVEFSQAAIHKLIRKQKTPYAWRQSIDDITPSKITALVSPRPSMPVSLWRNLANVTWKQYPHHLKFQLPTETAIRNYILGQDGQNDALSITRNEVISHFTNFDRAYRGKIAVDRLCEMVIERKCTVDDAGIITWNQ comes from the coding sequence ATGTTGCGTAACGTTGCGAGAAGAAGCGAAGTAATAAGACGAACGTTTATGACTTCTAACGTGAATCTGGAGAAACCTGTGTTGTTTCACATTCGAGACACGGCGCGTGTGGTGACTTTGAACCGGCCAAAGAAGCTGAATGCTCTAAATGAGGAGATGTGTGAGTCTATGTTTAGTACTTTGAATGAGTATGCCAAGAGCGATTGTGCACAATTGGTGGTTTTGAAATCTGCGAACCAGCCTAGATCATTTTGTGCTGGCGGTGACGTTTCTGCGGTTGCCGAGAGCAACGTTAATGGGCGGGCAGCGGATTCGGCGAGGTTGTTCACCGCTGAGTATTCGCTCAACTTCCAAATGGCAACGTATCAGAAGCCTATCGTGGCGTTCATGGATGGGATCACGATGGGTGGCGGGGTCGGGCTGTCTATACATACCCCATTCAGGGTCGCGACCGAACATACGAAGTGGGCTATGCCCGAGATGGACATCGGTCTGTTTCCAGACGTTGGAACCACCTTTGCGCTACCCAGAGTGATAACTTTGGCCAATACGAGTGGCCAAATGGCGCTGTATCTGGCTCTGACGGGCGATGTGATCAGTGGTGAAGATGCCTATATGCTGGGGTTGGCGTCACATTATGCCAAACACGAGAACTTGGACGAGCTGGAGACGAGATTGGCGGAGCTGAAAGCTATCGAAAATACAAGCGCATCGGACGAATCGTTCTTTTCCATGGTCAACAACGCGGTTGAGGAATATTCCAGTCAGTTGCCCAAAGACTACCGGTTCAGGTTTTCCAACGACCAGTTGAATGTGATCGAACGCTGCTTCGATATTGCACAGACCAATTCGATTAAGCATCTCTTGCAAAAACTTGATGAGGTGATCGCCAGTACTACGGATGTGAGTCGCGAAGCAAAACAATTTGCTGTCGAGATCAAGACAAAACTCTTGCAGAAATCTCCAACCTCTTTGTCGGTAGCTCTCCGCTTATTGCAGGAAAATTCCAAAGAAAACATCGAGTCTTCGCTGAAAAGGGACCTGTACACGGCAACGAACTTCTGTGTCGCGGCGGAAGATAAGGATTCACCCGTCGAGTTCTCACAGGCCGCCATCCACAAACTGATTAGAAAGCAAAAGACTCCTTACGCTTGGAGACAATCAATTGACGACATCACTCCCTCGAAAATCACAGCCTTGGTCTCTCCTAGGCCCTCTATGCCTGTGTCGCTATGGAGAAATCTCGCCAATGTCACTTGGAAACAATATCCGCATCACTTGAAATTTCAGTTGCCCACGGAAACTGCCATAAGGAACTACATTTTGGGCCAGGACGGCCAGAATGACGCTCTCTCCATCACAAGAAATGAGGTAATCTCACATTTCACTAATTTCGACAGGGCCTACAGGGGCAAGATCGCGGTGGACAGACTGTGTGAAATGGTCATCGAGAGAAAGTGCACGGTAGATGATGCTGGCATAATCACTTGGAACCAATAA
- the AKL1 gene encoding serine/threonine protein kinase AKL1 (ancestral locus Anc_3.273): MGTTNGASRTSSSVGTHAVERFQPGAIVSVGSHKVEIVNYLTDGGFAQIYVVKFLEYLNEFDKTPLKAGEIACLKRVLVQDENGLSEMRNEVEVMKQLMGAKNIVQYYDSNACRRHNGNGGFEVLLLMELCPNKSLLDYMNQRLATKLTEQEILKIMRDVSLAIAQMHYLKIPLIHRDIKIENVLVDAENNFKLCDFGSTSQCFPIVTTHQEIAILTQNIYVHTTPQYRCPEMIDLYRCLPINEKSDIWALGIFLYKLLFFITPFEMTGQFAILHSKYEFPPNTYSSQLINLIIIMLAENPYMRPNIYQVLNHVCSIIGVDVPIEDKYGAGPYDFQKYTEFQTKLQDTQYQMYVLQQKKLENGRLNQLEENILNNLMITAFEVSAKVPMEAESRDSSNAPELHPESVKDDVTTSTEDAAEHKSTTTSLPEEAPDRGSSPRKTEKVIVNKMVGDNAVDGSSDVQINQAVAEKVTEKTDTGVGMQNFFATQYTQHLAAPNLDQRQKSVSSASSGGKSYMSGSQALSSDEIVEPVTKSDVAPNIKQHKSNNPFPRMAQGYADHTKTENFFINDMSAGPQPQPQPLQQQPLQQQQPLQQPSSNAPSEVLYVAQSEGIAQQQRPQYIAEAPQQIRQQHVSQAQSGYIYRSAEIPLGALQQKQQQSYPFRHMGGIGNSNMGYNYQNISPNANMSYYSVQQGQKGSFNLPHHEPQPRPIGPPQSQQRQARYDQAISYQNPGATPNENPPPMPARREKPPIETSEAALEPSGKEEELLIAFSPPKQKGSTHEDANANRDNATSLQNQQGKHASLELSYNEMDLSQEDIKTDIDSPALHTGGMDSSMASSESIDLNLDEAKIGARSLRIDREGVSSRSFEPSAVRRRDFRIEEMAAHQNEAAKDVPTRRSLDLQYHEIHFSSPDLNSENVPNLTRHHNSAEATKHKANHSSSKKATPALSDGVSQIGPHAARGNHGSTNSSGATSRKHSSNIGSGPKTASQIRNDLERYKAKNSSDSNSSVNLSSTSLSGMRRSFAKARQSLDLERVRREALNNSESAVNASTGKRRSLFSVFKGSSDKK; this comes from the coding sequence ATGGGAACTACAAATGGTGCTAGTCGAACATCCAGTTCCGTTGGGACTCACGCGGTGGAAAGGTTTCAGCCAGGTGCGATTGTTTCAGTTGGATCACATAAAGTTGAGATTGTTAATTACCTAACAGATGGTGGATTTGCCCAGATTTATGTTGTCAAGTTTCTCGAGTATCTGAATGAATTTGACAAGACACCATTAAAAGCGGGTGAGATTGCGTGTTTGAAGAGGGTTCTTGTTCAGGATGAGAATGGCCTCAGCGAGATGAGAAATGAAGTGGAAGTTATGAAGCAATTAATGGGAGCGAAGAACATTGTACAATACTATGACTCTAACGCCTGTCGCCGTCACAATGGTAACGGAGGGTTTGAAGTCCTACTGCTCATGGAACTTTGTCCGAACAAGTCTTTATTGGATTATATGAATCAAAGACTTGCAACGAAACTGACAGAGCAGGAAATTTTGAAAATAATGCGTGATGTTTCGTTGGCTATTGCTCAGATGCATTATCTCAAGATTCCTTTGATACATCGCGATATAAAGATTGAAAATGTTCTAGTTGACGCTGAGAacaatttcaagctctgcGACTTTGGCTCGACTTCCCAGTGTTTCCCAATCGTGACCACGCACCAAGAAATAGCTATTCTCACACAAAACATTTATGTCCATACCACTCCCCAATATAGGTGTCCGGAGATGATCGATCTTTACCGATGTTTGCCAATCAATGAAAAATCTGATATTTGGGCGCTTGGAATATTTCTATACAAACTGCTCTTTTTCATTACACCATTCGAGATGACAGGCCAATTTGCTATATTACATTCGAAATACGAGTTTCCACCGAACACCTATTCGTCACAATTAATAAACTTGATCATAATCATGCTAGCTGAGAACCCCTACATGAGACCGAATATTTATCAAGTGCTGAACCATGTTTGTAGCATAATCGGTGTCGATGTTCCCATTGAGGACAAATACGGCGCAGGACCTTACGATTTCCAGAAATACACGGAGTTTCAAACAAAACTGCAAGATACACAGTACCAGATGTACGTactgcagcagaaaaagTTAGAGAATGGTCGTCTCAATCAGCTAGAAGAGAACATACTTAACAATCTGATGATTACCGCTTTTGAAGTCTCCGCAAAAGTGCCAATGGAAGCAGAGTCTCGCGATTCTTCGAACGCCCCAGAATTGCATCCCGAGAGTGTGAAGGACGATGTCACCACATCGACAGAGGACGCTGCGGAGCACAAATCAACCACGACTTCCCTACCTGAAGAGGCGCCTGACAGAGGAAGCTCACCCAGGAAAACAGAGAAAGTTATAGTAAACAAAATGGTTGGAGATAACGCAGTTGATGGCTCGAGTGATGTACAAATAAACCAGGCGGTTGCAGAAAAGGTGACTGAGAAAACAGACACTGGTGTGGGAATGCAAAACTTTTTTGCCACGCAATACACTCAGCATTTAGCGGCTCCTAATTTAGATCAAAGGCAAAAGAGTGTCAGTTCTGCCTCATCTGGTGGTAAGTCCTACATGAGCGGATCTCAAGCGTTGAGCTCAGACGAAATCGTGGAACCCGTTACGAAGTCAGATGTTGCGCCTAACATCAAGCAACATAAATCAAATAACCCTTTTCCGAGAATGGCCCAAGGTTACGCAGATCATACGAAAACAGAGAACTTCTTTATCAACGACATGTCAGCTGGGCCGCAGCCCCAGCCGCAGcctcttcaacagcagcctctccaacagcagcagccacTCCAACAGCCGTCTTCAAATGCTCCCTCCGAGGTGCTTTACGTTGCGCAGAGCGAAGGCATAGCGCAACAACAGCGTCCCCAGTACATTGCTGAAGCTCCTCAGCAAATACGACAACAGCATGTCAGCCAAGCCCAGAGTGGCTACATCTAtcgatctgctgaaatACCGCTTGGTGCTTtgcagcagaagcagcaaCAGTCCTATCCGTTTAGGCATATGGGTGGCATAGGTAACTCCAACATGGGATATAATTACCAGAATATTTCCCCTAATGCTAACATGTCCTACTACTCAGTGCAGCAAGGTCAAAAGGGTTCTTTCAATTTACCACACCATGAACCGCAGCCCCGCCCTATAGGGCCACCACAGTCGCAACAACGTCAGGCCCGTTACGATCAGGCAATTTCCTACCAGAACCCAGGCGCTACCCCGAATGAGAATCCGCCACCCATGCCAGCTCGCCGTGAAAAGCCCCCTATAGAGACTTCAGAAGCAGCCTTGGAACCTAGCGGGAAAGAGGAAGAGTTGTTGATAGCGTTTTCGCCACCAAAACAAAAAGGAAGCACTCATGAGGACGCTAACGCCAACAGGGATAATGCGACAAGCTTACAGAACCAACAAGGCAAACATGCCAGCCTTGAGCTCAGTTACAATGAGATGGATCTGAGTCAGGAGGATATAAAGACCGACATTGATAGTCCGGCTCTTCATACCGGGGGAATGGACAGCAGCATGGCCTCCAGCGAAAGCATAGATCTGAACCTCGACGAAGCCAAAATAGGTGCCAGATCTCTCCGAATCGACCGAGAGGGCGTTTCGTCTAGATCTTTTGAACCTTCCGCTGTTAGGAGACGAGATTTCCGTATCGAGGAAATGGCAGCTCATCAAAACGAAGCTGCGAAGGATGTACCAACACGCAGATCTCTGGACCTCCAGTATCATGAGATACATTTTTCATCGCCTGATCTCAACAGCGAAAATGTTCCAAATCTGACGAGGCACCATAACTCAGCGGAAGCTACTAAACATAAGGCAAACCATTCCTCAAGCAAAAAAGCAACACCAGCTTTATCTGATGGCGTATCGCAGATCGGACCACATGCAGCCAGAGGCAACCACGGGTCCACCAATAGCAGCGGTGCCACCAGCCGTAAACACAGCTCCAACATAGGTAGCGGGCCTAAAACCGCTTCTCAGATCAGGAACGATTTAGAAAGATACAAAGCGAAAAACTCCTCAGATAGCAACAGCAGTGTGAATCTGAGCTCTACTAGTCTCAGCGGTATGAGAAGATCGTTTGCCAAGGCCCGCCAGTCGCTGGATCTCGAGAGAGTCCGTCGCGAAGCCTTGAACAACAGCGAATCCGCAGTCAATGCTAGCACTGGCAAGAGACGTTCCCTGTTCTCTGTGTTCAAAGGAAGCTCGGACAAGAAATAA